One region of Opitutaceae bacterium genomic DNA includes:
- the rpoC gene encoding DNA-directed RNA polymerase subunit beta', with translation MSIQPAETAASSRDEVRSALGLDENQFDCVSITVASPETIRAWSKGEVKNPETINYRTFKPEPGGLFCQKIFGPVRDYECACGKYKRIKYKDVVCDRCGVEVTIARVRRERMGHIELAVPVAHIWFLKSMPSRLGLLLDMTARSLERVIYYENFMVIDPGKTPLEHKQLLTDTEYRQALDEYGDDSFVAKMGAEAVREALKGMDLPATVAELQEQMRATRSKQIKKKLSKRLKVIQGFIHSKSRPEWMVLEVLPVIPPDLRPLVPLEGGRFATSDLNDLYRRVINRNNRLRNLMQLKTPDVIIHNEKRMLQEAADALFDNGRHGRPVTGAGNRPLKSLSDMLKGKQGRFRQNLLGKRVDYSGRSVIVIGPELKLNQCGLPKKMALVLFEPFIIRRLKELGFVHTVRGARKMIEKKSPEVWDILEEVTKGHPVLLNRAPTLHRLSIQAFEPVLIEGEAIRVHPLVCTAYNADFDGDQMAVHVPLSLEAVLECKLLMMSTNNIFSPSSGKPILTPSQDIVLGAYYLTIEPRRKPTKEQRTPLLSGLQEVLYAKADGALRVHDWVDIPNPDFGRETVYGNSDKKVLRTTVGRVIFNQLWPAGLGFVNFPVPKSKLGDLILNTYKVAGNSVTVDMLDRLKELGFQTAFQAGISIGIDDMIIPEDKREIVADSRRKISEVEGQFNKGIITDGERYNKVVDIWTGATDRIAKAVFSKLESNEGRNEVNPVYIMMDSGARGNKQQVRQLCGTRGLMAKPSGEIIERPILSSFREGLTVLEYFISTHGARKGLADTALKTADAGYMTRKLCDVAMDVIIAEDDSGSRDGIWKKAIYEGDDEMVGLRERIVGRCSSDDVFNPLNPAERLIGSGELITEELATAIVESGIERVKVMSPLTSISPHGIDARSYGINPATNRMAKIGDSVGIIAAQSIGEPGTQLTMRTFHIGGVASGGFKTPEIRVRSAGIIKYRGLRLVQTADGGNIVLNKTGSIVLLDSDQKELESHNIVVGSFLHVGDGEEIEKGALLAQWDPYNVPVLSEKGGTLVFKDMIPGVTVKRELDESSGRIATVVIEHKEDLNPQIEVRDGSNRPLAAYSIPVGAQIVVNEADVIAPGALLAKTPRQASKTKDITGGLPRVAELFEARRPKDAAEMARIDGIVSFEGTVRGKRKLVVKNDETAQEEEHLIQTGKQIIVQPGDVVHKGQHLTEGSADPHEILEILGPSALYDFLIAQVQGVYRLQGVTINDKHIEIIIRQMLRKVRITDPGDSEYFWGEQVDRAAFLANNRRIEEAGGKPAEAEPILLGITKASLETESFISAASFQETTRVLTDASTLGKVDMLKGFKENVIMGHLIPAGTGLPTYKQLRISLPFGEESVSTESPAAVLEEAVAAPAATSA, from the coding sequence ATGAGCATCCAACCAGCTGAAACCGCCGCCTCCAGCCGCGACGAGGTTCGTTCTGCGCTCGGTCTCGACGAGAATCAGTTCGACTGTGTTTCAATCACCGTCGCCTCTCCGGAAACAATCCGCGCATGGTCGAAGGGAGAGGTCAAGAATCCCGAAACGATCAATTACCGCACATTCAAGCCCGAGCCGGGTGGGCTTTTCTGCCAGAAGATCTTCGGTCCGGTTCGCGACTACGAGTGCGCCTGCGGAAAGTACAAGCGCATCAAGTACAAGGATGTGGTTTGTGACCGCTGCGGCGTCGAAGTGACCATCGCCCGCGTCCGGCGCGAGCGCATGGGCCACATCGAACTGGCGGTTCCCGTCGCCCACATCTGGTTCCTGAAGAGCATGCCAAGCCGTCTTGGCCTGCTGCTCGACATGACCGCCCGCTCCCTGGAGCGCGTCATTTACTATGAGAATTTCATGGTGATTGACCCGGGCAAGACCCCGCTCGAGCACAAACAGCTGCTCACCGACACGGAATATCGCCAGGCGCTCGATGAATACGGCGACGATTCATTTGTCGCCAAGATGGGTGCCGAGGCGGTGCGCGAGGCGCTGAAGGGAATGGATTTGCCGGCCACGGTGGCTGAACTCCAGGAGCAGATGCGCGCGACCCGTTCGAAGCAGATCAAGAAGAAGCTGTCAAAGCGCCTCAAGGTCATCCAGGGATTCATCCACTCCAAGTCACGCCCGGAATGGATGGTTCTGGAGGTGCTGCCGGTGATTCCTCCCGACCTGCGCCCGCTTGTTCCGCTTGAGGGCGGCCGTTTTGCGACGTCCGATCTCAACGATCTCTACCGCCGTGTGATCAACCGCAACAACCGTCTGCGGAATCTCATGCAGCTCAAGACGCCCGATGTGATCATTCACAACGAAAAGCGCATGCTGCAGGAGGCCGCGGATGCCCTCTTTGACAATGGCCGTCATGGCCGGCCGGTGACGGGTGCGGGCAATCGTCCGCTCAAGTCGCTTTCCGACATGCTCAAGGGCAAGCAGGGGCGTTTCCGCCAGAACCTTCTTGGCAAGCGCGTCGACTATTCGGGCCGTTCCGTCATCGTCATCGGACCGGAGCTCAAGCTGAACCAATGCGGCCTTCCCAAGAAGATGGCGCTTGTCCTTTTTGAGCCGTTCATCATCCGGCGCCTCAAGGAACTCGGCTTTGTCCACACGGTGCGTGGCGCCCGCAAGATGATTGAGAAGAAGTCGCCGGAGGTCTGGGACATCCTTGAGGAGGTTACCAAGGGGCATCCCGTGTTGCTCAACCGCGCACCAACCCTGCACCGTCTGTCGATCCAGGCCTTCGAGCCCGTCCTGATTGAGGGCGAGGCCATCCGTGTGCACCCGCTTGTCTGCACCGCCTACAATGCGGACTTCGACGGCGACCAGATGGCGGTGCATGTGCCGCTTTCGCTGGAAGCCGTGCTCGAGTGCAAGCTCCTGATGATGTCGACGAACAACATCTTCTCGCCATCGTCCGGTAAACCAATTCTCACGCCGTCACAGGACATCGTCCTGGGAGCGTATTACCTGACGATCGAACCCCGCAGGAAGCCGACCAAGGAGCAGCGCACGCCCCTTCTCAGCGGTCTGCAGGAGGTCCTTTACGCAAAGGCCGATGGCGCGCTTCGTGTGCATGACTGGGTCGACATTCCAAATCCGGACTTCGGCCGCGAGACCGTGTATGGAAATTCTGATAAGAAGGTTCTTCGTACGACAGTCGGACGCGTCATCTTCAACCAGCTCTGGCCGGCCGGACTAGGCTTTGTCAATTTCCCGGTGCCCAAGAGCAAGCTGGGCGATTTGATTCTGAACACCTACAAGGTGGCCGGCAACAGTGTCACGGTCGACATGCTTGACCGACTCAAGGAACTCGGCTTCCAGACCGCCTTTCAGGCCGGCATCTCGATTGGAATCGACGACATGATCATCCCGGAGGACAAGCGGGAGATCGTGGCGGATTCCCGCAGGAAGATCTCGGAAGTCGAAGGCCAGTTCAACAAGGGCATCATCACCGATGGCGAACGCTACAACAAGGTCGTCGACATCTGGACCGGTGCGACCGACAGGATTGCCAAGGCGGTGTTCTCCAAGCTTGAAAGCAACGAGGGGCGCAACGAGGTGAATCCCGTCTACATCATGATGGATTCCGGTGCCCGCGGAAACAAGCAGCAGGTCCGCCAGCTCTGCGGCACGCGCGGACTCATGGCCAAGCCGTCGGGAGAAATCATTGAACGCCCGATTCTGTCCTCGTTCCGCGAAGGCCTGACGGTTCTTGAGTATTTCATCTCCACGCACGGTGCGCGCAAGGGCCTGGCGGACACGGCACTGAAGACCGCCGACGCGGGCTACATGACACGCAAGCTGTGTGATGTCGCGATGGATGTCATCATCGCCGAGGACGATTCCGGATCGCGGGACGGCATCTGGAAGAAAGCCATCTATGAGGGTGACGATGAAATGGTTGGTCTGCGCGAACGCATAGTGGGTCGCTGCTCCAGCGACGATGTCTTCAATCCATTGAATCCAGCGGAGCGACTGATTGGATCCGGCGAACTCATCACCGAGGAACTTGCAACAGCCATCGTCGAGTCAGGAATCGAGCGGGTGAAGGTCATGTCCCCGCTGACGTCGATCAGCCCTCATGGCATCGATGCACGCAGCTACGGCATCAATCCCGCGACGAATCGCATGGCGAAGATCGGCGACTCTGTCGGGATCATCGCGGCGCAGTCCATCGGCGAGCCGGGAACCCAGCTCACGATGCGTACGTTCCATATTGGCGGCGTTGCGTCAGGCGGATTCAAGACTCCCGAAATCCGCGTCCGGTCGGCTGGCATCATCAAGTATCGTGGCCTGCGCCTGGTGCAGACCGCTGACGGAGGCAACATCGTGCTCAACAAGACGGGCTCGATCGTCCTGTTGGACTCCGACCAGAAGGAGCTGGAATCGCACAATATCGTTGTGGGATCCTTCCTCCATGTTGGAGATGGCGAGGAAATTGAAAAAGGAGCCCTGCTGGCACAATGGGATCCATACAACGTGCCTGTGCTTTCCGAAAAGGGAGGCACGCTGGTGTTCAAGGACATGATTCCAGGCGTCACGGTAAAGCGCGAACTTGACGAATCGTCCGGTCGCATTGCCACCGTGGTCATCGAACACAAGGAGGACCTCAATCCCCAGATTGAAGTCAGGGATGGTTCCAATCGCCCGCTGGCCGCCTATTCCATTCCGGTTGGCGCGCAGATCGTGGTGAACGAGGCTGATGTCATCGCTCCCGGTGCACTCCTTGCCAAGACGCCGCGCCAGGCATCCAAGACCAAGGATATCACCGGTGGTCTGCCACGAGTTGCGGAACTCTTCGAGGCGCGACGCCCCAAGGATGCCGCCGAGATGGCGCGCATCGATGGCATCGTTTCCTTCGAGGGAACCGTTCGCGGCAAGCGCAAGCTCGTCGTCAAGAATGATGAAACCGCTCAGGAAGAAGAGCACCTTATTCAGACGGGCAAACAGATCATCGTGCAGCCCGGCGATGTTGTTCACAAGGGGCAGCACCTGACTGAAGGCTCTGCTGATCCGCACGAGATCCTTGAAATCCTCGGACCCAGTGCATTGTACGATTTTCTAATCGCACAGGTTCAGGGTGTCTATCGGTTGCAGGGTGTGACCATCAACGACAAGCACATCGAGATCATCATTCGCCAGATGTTGAGAAAGGTTCGCATAACCGATCCCGGTGACAGCGAATACTTCTGGGGCGAACAGGTGGATCGGGCTGCGTTCCTAGCCAACAACAGGCGGATCGAGGAGGCCGGCGGAAAGCCAGCCGAGGCTGAGCCAATCCTGCTTGGCATCACCAAGGCTTCGCTTGAAACGGAATCCTTCATTTCAGCGGCATCGTTCCAAGAAACGACGAGGGTCCTAACGGACGCTTCGACGCTGGGGAAGGTCGACATGTTGAAGGGCTTCAAGGAAAACGTCATCATGGGTCACCT
- the rpoB gene encoding DNA-directed RNA polymerase subunit beta, producing the protein MADRSNHADRINFGKLREVIQPPNLIELQISSYLEYLQKGTPDRQRKNQGLEAVFREVFPIESYDGRLVLEYVSYAIGEPKNSEIECIRDGITYSVPLYVKLRLREEDFIKDEEIYMGEIPMVTERGSFIINGAERVVVSQLHRSPGIAFEVTPHPNGKLLHSFRIIPDRGTWLEVQFDNNDLLYVYLDRRRRRRKFLITTLLRAVGYSADIDILNLFYEIQELKVSKALDMENVSTLVLVEDAIDAQQGVVLARAFEPLTKAIVRTFEKHDINAIRVIDTAADEGAIIRALKKDPTRNEEEALKEIYKRLRPGEPPTTANAKALLKRLFFDPKRYDLGRVGRYKVNQKLGLKVDLEQRILEAGDVVGATKYLVRLKRGEGVVDDIDHLGSRRVRTVGELLANQCRVGLARTERLVRERMTMYDQSVDSITPQKLINPKALTTVIRDFFARSQLSQFMDQINPLAEVTHKRRLSALGPGGLNRDRAGFEVRDVHPSHYGRICPIETPEGPNIGLINSLSTYARVNEFGFIESPYRVVKDGRATDKIDYLTADQEEGKVIAQANAEIDDKGNFVGKVTVRQDGNFLEVPASEVHLMDVSPKQVISIAAGMIPFLEHDDANRALMGANMQRQGVPLLQAEAPFVGTGIEERVARDSKIVVVAEDSGIVASVDAKRIVTTRDGEIPKNFDKHPKSDSKNGVAVYELRKFMRSNAGTCFNQKPIVRKGQKVKVGDVIADGPSTDKGEMALGRNVLVAFMPWNGYNFEDAILISEKVLKEDIFTSIHIQEFEVTARDTKLGPEEITRDIPNVGEEALKNLDHNGVIRIGAEVKPGDILVGKITPKSETELAPEEKLLRAIFGEKAADVKDTSLVVPSGVSGIIMDVKVSSRIDNQQEKLSPSDRRRQIKQIQEDYKTEMDKLRESLTEALSNILLGEKIPLDVVNGQTGEIIIPANRKITKTLLRKLAAVSKHVEIDPSPVRIKIMEIIGSYQGKFDELEGDRERKIQGVEAGEDSGTGAIKQVKVYIATKQKLEVGDKMAGRHGNKGVVAKIVPEEDMPFLPDGTAVEICLNPLGVPSRMNVGQVLETHLGWACKKLGIKVATPVFDGIPEKKVRDYLKQGGLPNSGKSTLFDGRTGEKIDQEVVVGYIYMMKLNHLVSHKIHARAVGPYSLVTQQPLGGKAQYGGQRFGEMEVWALEAYGAAHTLQELLTVKSDDVQGRTKIYESLVKGDNTLVAGTPESFNVLIKEIQSLGLDIKLAKRDALGLGA; encoded by the coding sequence ATGGCCGATCGTAGCAATCACGCAGACCGCATTAACTTCGGAAAGCTTCGCGAAGTTATCCAGCCGCCCAATCTCATTGAGCTGCAAATCAGCTCCTATCTGGAGTACCTGCAGAAGGGCACTCCCGACAGGCAACGAAAGAACCAGGGACTGGAGGCTGTCTTTCGCGAGGTTTTTCCGATCGAGTCCTATGACGGGCGACTGGTGCTCGAGTATGTCTCCTATGCAATCGGTGAGCCGAAGAACAGCGAGATCGAGTGCATCCGGGATGGAATCACCTACTCTGTCCCGCTCTACGTGAAGCTTCGCCTCCGGGAGGAGGACTTCATCAAGGATGAGGAGATCTACATGGGCGAAATCCCCATGGTGACGGAGCGCGGCTCCTTCATCATCAACGGCGCCGAACGCGTGGTGGTCTCCCAGCTCCACCGGTCCCCGGGCATCGCGTTCGAGGTCACACCGCATCCGAACGGCAAGCTGCTCCATTCGTTCCGCATCATTCCCGACCGGGGCACCTGGCTCGAGGTCCAGTTCGACAACAATGACCTCCTTTACGTCTATCTCGATCGCCGTCGCCGCCGCAGGAAGTTTCTCATCACGACGCTGCTGCGCGCAGTGGGATACAGCGCGGACATCGACATCCTGAATCTCTTCTACGAGATCCAGGAGCTCAAGGTCTCCAAGGCGCTCGACATGGAGAACGTCAGCACCCTGGTGCTCGTCGAAGATGCAATTGACGCCCAGCAGGGCGTCGTGCTCGCACGCGCCTTTGAACCGTTGACCAAGGCGATTGTCCGCACGTTCGAGAAACATGACATCAATGCAATCCGCGTGATCGACACCGCGGCCGACGAAGGCGCGATCATCCGCGCGCTCAAGAAGGATCCCACGCGCAATGAGGAGGAGGCCCTCAAGGAGATCTACAAGCGCCTGCGCCCGGGCGAGCCTCCGACGACCGCCAATGCCAAGGCCCTGCTGAAGCGCCTGTTCTTCGATCCGAAGCGCTACGATCTCGGTCGTGTGGGCCGCTACAAGGTCAATCAGAAGCTCGGACTCAAGGTCGACCTCGAACAGCGGATTCTCGAGGCTGGTGACGTCGTGGGTGCGACGAAGTATCTGGTTCGTCTCAAGCGCGGCGAGGGGGTGGTGGATGACATCGACCACCTCGGTTCCCGTCGCGTTCGCACAGTTGGCGAACTTCTCGCCAACCAGTGCCGCGTGGGTCTTGCCCGCACGGAGAGACTGGTGCGCGAGCGCATGACAATGTACGATCAGAGCGTCGACTCGATCACGCCGCAGAAGCTGATCAATCCAAAGGCTCTCACGACAGTCATCCGCGATTTCTTCGCGCGTTCCCAGCTTTCCCAGTTCATGGATCAGATCAATCCGCTGGCCGAGGTGACGCACAAGCGGCGTCTCTCCGCCCTCGGACCCGGGGGGCTCAATCGCGACCGCGCTGGCTTTGAGGTGCGCGACGTTCATCCCTCCCACTACGGGCGGATCTGCCCGATCGAAACACCTGAAGGACCGAACATCGGTCTCATCAACTCGCTGTCCACCTATGCACGCGTCAACGAATTCGGGTTCATCGAGTCGCCCTATCGCGTGGTGAAGGATGGACGCGCCACGGACAAGATCGACTATCTCACAGCCGACCAGGAGGAGGGCAAGGTGATCGCGCAGGCGAATGCCGAGATCGATGACAAGGGCAACTTTGTCGGCAAGGTCACCGTTCGTCAGGACGGCAACTTCCTCGAGGTTCCGGCAAGTGAAGTCCACCTGATGGATGTGTCTCCAAAGCAGGTCATCTCGATCGCAGCCGGCATGATTCCGTTCCTTGAGCACGACGATGCGAATCGTGCGCTCATGGGTGCGAACATGCAGCGCCAGGGTGTGCCGTTGCTTCAGGCTGAGGCACCCTTTGTCGGAACCGGGATCGAGGAGCGTGTCGCACGCGACTCAAAGATCGTCGTCGTGGCGGAGGATTCCGGAATAGTCGCATCCGTCGATGCGAAGCGCATTGTCACGACGCGCGACGGAGAGATTCCAAAAAATTTCGACAAGCATCCCAAGAGCGATTCCAAAAACGGCGTGGCCGTCTATGAGCTGCGCAAGTTCATGCGATCGAACGCGGGCACCTGCTTCAACCAGAAGCCGATCGTCAGGAAGGGGCAGAAGGTCAAGGTGGGCGACGTCATTGCCGACGGACCGTCCACCGACAAGGGCGAGATGGCTCTCGGCCGAAACGTGCTCGTCGCCTTCATGCCGTGGAACGGCTACAACTTCGAGGACGCGATCCTGATTTCGGAGAAGGTGCTGAAGGAGGACATCTTCACTTCGATCCATATCCAGGAGTTCGAGGTAACCGCGCGCGACACCAAGCTTGGCCCCGAGGAAATCACTCGAGACATTCCGAATGTGGGCGAAGAGGCCCTCAAGAATCTCGATCACAACGGTGTCATCCGCATTGGCGCCGAGGTGAAGCCGGGGGACATCCTTGTCGGCAAGATCACTCCGAAATCCGAGACTGAACTCGCTCCCGAGGAAAAGCTCCTCCGTGCGATCTTCGGCGAAAAAGCCGCTGACGTGAAGGACACGTCGCTGGTGGTGCCTTCGGGCGTTTCCGGCATCATCATGGACGTCAAGGTCTCCTCGCGGATCGACAATCAGCAGGAGAAGCTTTCGCCATCCGACCGCCGCCGCCAGATCAAGCAGATCCAGGAGGACTACAAGACGGAGATGGACAAGCTTCGCGAGTCCCTCACCGAGGCGCTCTCCAACATACTGCTTGGTGAGAAAATTCCGCTCGACGTGGTCAATGGGCAGACGGGTGAAATCATCATCCCGGCGAACCGCAAGATCACCAAGACGCTGCTTCGCAAGCTCGCCGCAGTCTCCAAGCACGTCGAGATCGATCCGTCGCCGGTTCGAATCAAGATCATGGAGATCATCGGTTCCTATCAGGGCAAGTTTGACGAGCTCGAGGGCGACCGCGAACGCAAGATCCAAGGCGTGGAGGCGGGTGAGGACTCCGGAACCGGCGCGATCAAGCAGGTGAAGGTCTACATCGCCACGAAGCAGAAGCTCGAGGTCGGTGACAAGATGGCGGGTCGCCACGGAAACAAGGGCGTCGTCGCCAAGATCGTTCCGGAAGAGGACATGCCGTTCCTGCCGGATGGCACGGCGGTTGAAATCTGCCTGAATCCCCTGGGCGTGCCATCGCGCATGAACGTGGGGCAGGTCCTCGAAACCCATCTGGGCTGGGCATGCAAGAAGCTCGGAATCAAGGTGGCGACTCCGGTGTTCGACGGCATCCCCGAGAAGAAGGTGCGCGACTACCTGAAGCAGGGCGGCCTGCCGAACTCCGGGAAGAGCACGCTGTTCGATGGACGCACGGGCGAGAAAATCGACCAGGAGGTCGTGGTCGGCTACATCTACATGATGAAGCTCAACCACCTTGTGTCCCACAAGATCCATGCGCGTGCGGTCGGGCCCTACTCACTCGTCACGCAGCAGCCGCTTGGCGGCAAGGCGCAGTACGGCGGCCAGCGATTCGGCGAAATGGAGGTCTGGGCGCTCGAGGCCTATGGAGCCGCCCACACGCTTCAGGAACTGCTCACCGTCAAATCTGACGACGTGCAGGGCCGCACCAAGATCTACGAGTCACTCGTCAAGGGCGATAACACCCTGGTGGCCGGCACACCCGAGTCCTTCAACGTCCTCATCAAGGAAATCCAGTCACTGGGCCTCGACATCAAGCTCGCAAAGCGGGATGCGCTGGGTCTGGGCGCCTGA
- the rplL gene encoding 50S ribosomal protein L7/L12: MTKDQVIEWLSGQSILDLAALVKDLEGKWGVSAAAAVAAAPAGGAAAPAAAAAVEQTEFTIVLAEAGANKIGVIKEVRAITGLGLKEAKDLVDGAPKPVKENVAKAEAEEIKKKLEAAGAKVQLK; the protein is encoded by the coding sequence ATCACCAAAGACCAAGTCATCGAATGGCTGTCCGGCCAGTCGATTCTCGACCTCGCCGCCCTCGTCAAGGATCTCGAAGGCAAGTGGGGAGTTTCCGCCGCCGCTGCCGTTGCAGCTGCGCCAGCGGGTGGAGCTGCGGCTCCGGCCGCCGCTGCTGCGGTTGAGCAGACGGAATTCACAATCGTTCTGGCTGAAGCCGGTGCGAACAAGATTGGCGTCATCAAGGAGGTCCGCGCGATCACCGGCCTCGGCCTGAAGGAAGCGAAGGACCTCGTTGACGGTGCGCCCAAACCGGTGAAGGAAAACGTGGCGAAGGCCGAAGCCGAGGAGATCAAGAAGAAGCTCGAGGCCGCCGGTGCCAAGGTTCAGCTAAAGTAA
- a CDS encoding 50S ribosomal protein L10 has product MRAEKQYLISEVESHLKKSDYVILANFSKVTVADVAELRSQLATEKAEYHVVKNSSLRVAAKALGLPEIESSLSGPTAVVVGGKNPAGVAKVLKRFFDEKKKLEVKVGVIDRKIISAGELEQIAELPPFDVLRAQLLGLFTSTAASFVRVLDARVKKESPAAAS; this is encoded by the coding sequence ATGAGAGCAGAAAAACAATACCTCATTTCAGAGGTCGAGTCGCACCTCAAGAAGAGCGACTACGTGATCCTCGCCAATTTCTCCAAGGTCACCGTGGCGGATGTCGCTGAACTCCGGTCCCAGCTCGCGACTGAGAAGGCCGAATATCATGTCGTCAAGAACAGCTCGCTGCGTGTCGCTGCCAAGGCGCTCGGCCTGCCTGAGATCGAAAGCAGTCTGTCCGGTCCCACGGCGGTTGTCGTGGGTGGCAAGAACCCGGCAGGCGTCGCAAAGGTCCTCAAGAGGTTCTTCGACGAGAAAAAGAAGCTTGAGGTCAAGGTTGGCGTCATCGACCGCAAGATCATCTCGGCTGGAGAGCTGGAGCAGATTGCTGAACTGCCGCCATTCGACGTGCTGCGCGCACAATTGCTCGGTCTCTTCACGAGCACCGCGGCATCCTTCGTTCGCGTGTTGGATGCCAGGGTCAAGAAGGAGTCTCCGGCTGCCGCTTCCTGA
- a CDS encoding 50S ribosomal protein L1 encodes MPAKKSKRYRGAQQAADLTKEYALKEAVDILQKFPKAKFDETVELSFRLGVDPTAGDQMIRGTTPLPNGSGKKVRVLVFTDNAKAALDAGADHAGLQDMMAKINEGWLDFDVAIATTEAMKTVRTIARVLGPKGLMPNPKSGTVTDDIAGGIKAVKAGRVEFKMDKAANIGVGVGKRSFSAEQILENAAAVIDAVGKAKPAAFKGVYIKNVALSSSQSPSVRLATTEYSKF; translated from the coding sequence ATGCCTGCCAAAAAAAGCAAACGATATCGGGGCGCCCAACAGGCCGCCGATCTGACGAAGGAGTACGCGCTCAAGGAAGCCGTGGACATCCTTCAGAAATTCCCCAAGGCGAAGTTTGACGAGACTGTCGAACTTTCCTTTCGCCTCGGCGTCGACCCGACAGCGGGAGACCAGATGATCCGTGGAACCACGCCACTGCCAAACGGGTCCGGCAAGAAAGTGCGCGTCCTTGTTTTCACGGACAACGCCAAGGCGGCGCTTGATGCAGGCGCTGATCATGCGGGTCTTCAGGACATGATGGCCAAGATCAACGAGGGCTGGCTGGACTTCGATGTCGCCATCGCGACCACCGAGGCCATGAAGACCGTGCGAACGATCGCCCGGGTTCTCGGCCCCAAGGGCCTGATGCCGAATCCCAAGTCCGGCACTGTCACCGACGATATTGCAGGAGGAATCAAGGCGGTGAAGGCTGGGCGCGTCGAGTTCAAGATGGACAAGGCCGCCAACATTGGGGTTGGCGTCGGCAAGCGGTCTTTTAGCGCTGAGCAGATCCTTGAGAACGCGGCGGCCGTCATCGATGCGGTTGGCAAGGCCAAGCCTGCGGCCTTCAAGGGCGTATACATCAAGAACGTGGCGCTGTCGTCATCACAGAGCCCTTCAGTCCGCCTCGCCACGACGGAGTATTCCAAGTTCTAA
- the rplK gene encoding 50S ribosomal protein L11: MAKKIQGYVRLQLPAGAANPAPPVGPALGAQGVNIMAFCKEFNARTKDQNGMILPVVITVYSDKSFTFILKSPPASVLLKKAANIASGSAKPNQDKVGKVTRKQLAEIYRLKAKDMNAKDEESGIKVIAGTARNMGIDVVD; the protein is encoded by the coding sequence ATGGCCAAGAAGATCCAAGGTTACGTTCGCCTACAACTCCCCGCCGGAGCCGCAAATCCGGCGCCGCCGGTCGGTCCCGCACTCGGCGCGCAGGGTGTCAATATCATGGCGTTTTGCAAGGAGTTCAACGCGCGCACGAAGGACCAGAATGGGATGATCCTCCCGGTGGTGATCACTGTCTATTCTGACAAGAGCTTCACCTTCATTCTCAAATCCCCTCCCGCTTCCGTTCTGCTCAAGAAGGCGGCGAACATCGCATCGGGTTCCGCCAAGCCCAACCAGGACAAGGTGGGCAAGGTCACCCGCAAGCAGCTCGCCGAAATCTACAGGCTCAAGGCGAAGGACATGAACGCGAAGGACGAGGAGTCTGGAATCAAGGTCATTGCCGGCACCGCCCGCAACATGGGCATTGATGTCGTCGACTGA
- the nusG gene encoding transcription termination/antitermination factor NusG: MASSTSAPVGSQWFALHTLSGQEGKVKLYIEKFKKAEELDDYIFEVLLPTEIVSEVKGGKKTTKTRKLYPGYVFIQMRLYGEDGKVINKPWYFVKEVGGVIGFVGGERPAALREEEITEIRARIEAASGKEVPKVQYEVGEEVKVTDGAFSNLTGRIDEIDPERGKLKISVSIFGRFTPVELEYWQVQRMTE, from the coding sequence ATGGCATCCTCCACATCAGCTCCCGTTGGCTCCCAGTGGTTCGCCCTTCACACGCTTTCCGGCCAGGAGGGGAAGGTGAAGCTCTACATAGAGAAGTTCAAGAAGGCCGAGGAACTGGATGACTACATATTCGAGGTTCTGCTGCCGACCGAGATCGTCTCTGAAGTAAAGGGTGGGAAGAAGACCACAAAGACCCGCAAGCTGTATCCTGGCTACGTTTTCATCCAGATGCGCTTGTACGGTGAGGACGGCAAGGTCATCAACAAGCCATGGTACTTCGTCAAGGAGGTTGGCGGGGTGATCGGTTTTGTGGGTGGCGAGCGCCCGGCGGCGTTGCGCGAGGAGGAAATAACAGAAATCCGTGCGCGCATCGAGGCGGCTTCCGGCAAGGAAGTCCCCAAGGTGCAATACGAGGTTGGTGAAGAGGTCAAGGTGACTGACGGCGCATTCTCCAATCTCACCGGGCGCATTGACGAAATCGATCCCGAACGCGGCAAGCTCAAGATTTCCGTTTCCATTTTCGGCCGCTTCACACCTGTCGAACTCGAGTACTGGCAGGTTCAACGAATGACCGAATAA
- the secE gene encoding preprotein translocase subunit SecE — translation MKNPFGTVRIFFGEMIDELKKAAWPTKTELRDSTIVVILATVLLGVFTSISDFALLQVVDLITSWVS, via the coding sequence ATGAAAAATCCGTTTGGCACAGTGCGCATCTTCTTCGGGGAGATGATCGACGAGCTCAAGAAAGCCGCCTGGCCGACCAAGACGGAGCTCAGGGACTCCACGATTGTGGTCATTCTTGCCACTGTGTTGCTGGGTGTCTTCACAAGCATAAGCGACTTTGCGCTGCTGCAAGTGGTTGACCTCATTACTTCCTGGGTGAGCTAG